The proteins below come from a single Cricetulus griseus strain 17A/GY chromosome 6, alternate assembly CriGri-PICRH-1.0, whole genome shotgun sequence genomic window:
- the Klhl23 gene encoding kelch-like protein 23 — translation MALKGQEDYIYLFKDSSHPVDFLDAFRTFYLDGLFTDITLQCPSGIIFHCHRVVLAACSNYFKAMFTADMKEKFKSKIKLFGIHHDILEGLVNYAYTSQIEITKRNVQSLLEAADLLQFLSVKKACEQFLVRHLDIDNCIGMHSFAEFHVCSELEKESRRILCSRFKEVWQQEEFLEISLEKFLFILSRKNLNVWKEDAVIEPVIKWTAHDVENRIECLCNLLSYINIDIDPVYLKTALGLQRSCLLTENKIRSLIYNALNPMHKEISQRSTATMYIIGGYYWHPLSEVHIWDPLTNVWIQGAEIPDYTRESYGVTCLGPNIYVTGGYRTDNIDALDTVWIYNSEGDEWSEGLPMLNARYYHCAVTLGGCVYALGGYRKGAPAEEAEFYDPLKEKWLPIANMIKGVGNATACVLHEVIYVIGGHCGYRGSCTYDKVQSYNSDINEWSLITASPHPEYGLCSVPFENKLYLVGGQTTITECYDPEQNEWRETAPTMERRMECGAVIMNGCIYVTGGYSYSKGTYLQSIERYDPDLNKWEIVGNLPSAMRSHGCVCVYNV, via the exons ATGGCTCTAAAAGGACAAGAAGATTACATTTATCTTTTCAAGGATTCATCGCATCCAGTGGATTTTCTGGATGCATTCAGAACGTTTTATTTGGATGGATTATTTACAGATATTACCCTTCAGTGTCCTTCAGGCATAATCTTCCACTGTCACCGAGTCGTTTTAGCTGCCTGCAGCAATTATTTTAAGGCAATGTTCACAGCtgacatgaaagaaaaatttaaaagtaaaataaaactgtttggcATCCACCATGATATCTTGGAAGGCCTTGTAAATTATGCATATACTTCCCAAATTGAAATAACTAAAAGAAATGTACAGAGCCTTCTTGAAGCAGCCGATCTGCTGCAGTTTCTTTCCGTAAAGAAGGCTTGTGAGCAGTTTCTGGTCAGGCACCTGGACATTGATAACTGTATTGGGATGCACTCCTTTGCAGAATTTCATGTGTGTTCAGAACTAGAGAAGGAATCACGAAGAATTCTGTGCTCAAGGTTTAAGGAAGTATGGCAACAGGAAGAATTTCTGGAAATCAGCCTTGAaaagtttctgtttattttgtccaGAAAGAATCTCAATGTCTGGAAGGAAGATGCTGTTATAGAGCCGGTCATTAAGTGGACTGCTCATGATGTAGAGAATCGAATTGAATGCCTGTGCAATCTACTAAGCTATATCAACATAGACATAGACCCAGTGTACTTAAAGACAGCCTTAGGCCTTCAAAGAAGCTGTCTACTGACTGAAAATAAGATACGTTCTCTAATATACAATGCCTTGAATCCCATGCATAAAGAGATTTCCCAGAGGTCCACAGCCACCATGTATATCATTGGAGGCTATTATTGGCATCCTTTATCAGAGGTTCACATATGGGATCCTTTGACAAATGTTTGGATTCAGGGAGCAGAAATACCAGATTATACCAGAGAGAGTTATGGTGTTACATGCTTAGGACCCAACATTTATGTAACCGGAGGGTACAGGACAGACAACATAGATGCTCTTGACACAGTGTGGATCTATAACAGTGAAGGTGATGAGTGGTCAGAAGGCTTGCCAATGCTCAATGCCAGGTATTACCACTGTGCAGTCACCTTGGGGGGCTGTGTCTATGCTCTAGGTGGTTACAGAAAAGGGGCTCCAGCAGAGGAGGCCGAGTTCTATGACCCACTGAAAGAGAAGTGGCTTCCTATTGCAAACATGATTAAAG GTGTGGGAAATGCTACTGCCTGTGTCCTGCATGAAGTTATCTATGTCATTGGCGGCCACTGTGGCTACAGAGGAAGCTGCACCTATGACAAGGTGCAGAGTTACAATTCAGACATCAACGAATGGAGCCTTATCACTGCTAGCCCACACCCAG AATATGGATTGTGCTCAGTTCCGTTTGAAAACAAGCTCTACTTAGTTGGTGGACAGACTACAATTACAGAGTGCTATGACCCAGAACAAAACGAGTGGAGAGAGACGGCGCCCACGATGGAAAGGAGGATGGAGTGCGGGGCTGTCATCATGAATGGATGCATCTATGTCACCGGGGGGTACTCCTACTCAAAGGGGACATACCTCCAGAGTATTGAGAGATACGATCCAGATCTTAATAAGTGGGAAATAGTGGGcaatctcccaagtgctatgcGGTCTCatggatgtgtttgtgtgtataatgtCTGA